ATGGTCGCTTCGCCCTCGCTGCGCTGGATCGCATGATGATGCCGGGGCGGAGTTTCGATGCCGCCGGTGAAAGCTTCACCCAACCGATCTACCAGCGATGCCCAGGGCAGGGACTGCGCGACCGTCTCGCTGTCTATTACTTTCATTCACGCACCTCCTCAAGTCCCAGGCTGGATCGATTCTAGGTCTATATCGCGGCTTCAACGGCAACCCACCGAAAAGCAGTATAGTCATTAGAATACGAGCCATCACACCAGCCAGGTAGGTGTCGTCTGATGGGTTGGTTCGACAGCGGGGTATTGCAGGAACGGCTAAGGTTTTTCGCTACCCATGATCTCCGCCATCTCCTGCGGTCTGGGTAGGCCCTGCTTCATCTGGATCTTGCCATCGTTGTCGCGATAGAAGGTGCTGGGTGTGGCGCTGAGTCCAAGCTCGCCCATTAAGCGGTTGTTTTCGGTAATCTGCTCGTGATGCGCGCTGACGATCTGTCGGTCGACGGTTATCCCTCCGTCGTTATACCGCTGTTGATTTTCGTGCAGGGCTTCCTGGGGATCGTCACTGCCGAGAATGGTCGCGGCTTTTGGGAGGCTGTCCTGTTTCAGGATTCCGACGAGCACATGGCGGAGCTGCACCCGGCCGGCTTCGATCCAGGGTGCCGCCGCCTGCCGGAAGCGGTGACAGAACGGACAGTTCGGGTCGGTAAAGGTGTAGAGGATGACAGGCGCATCCTTGTCGCCGTCACGGACCCAGTGGCTGTTCTCCACCTGTTTCCACGCCTCCTTGTTTTTCGGGCCTTGCACGAGTTCCTGTATTTTCGGGTCGGTCAGGTTCTTGCCATCCTCGGTCAGCATCGGGCCGATTACGACGTGTTTGCCGTCAGGGGTGAGGTAGAAGGCGACTGGCTGGCCCTGCATATCGGCAATATAACCGATCATTCCCCCCGGCGCCTCGAAGCTGCCGGCTATCTCCACCCCACGATCGATCAATAGCTGCACGGCTTTCGGATAACTCTCGGACCATGCTGGCTGGGCCAGCAAAGACAACGCCAACAGGGCCATGGCGGGAACGGCCAAACGGAATGGTTTCATAGGTGGTTAACTCCTTCAGTAAGTCTGAAACCCGATTGAGGTCGAGCGGGTGCGTTAAGGGCTTTCGTCATCGGTGATCTGCTCGAGACTGCGCGCCAACGTTGCGCGAGAGAGCTCGCCCAGGTGCGCGTCGACCTGCTGGCCGGCCGCGTTAAAGAACAAGGTCGTCGGCAGCGCCTGGCTACCGGTGATGCGGCCCAGCGCGCCTCCCGGATCGGTCAGGATGTGGTCGAGTTCCAACGCCTGGTCGGCCAGAAAGCGGCGGATCGTCTCCGGCTGTTCGCCCTGGTTGACGAACACGAAGCTGACATTGGGTAGGCGTTCCTGGGCAGCGTCCAGTACGGGCATCTCCCGGATGCAGGGCGGGCACCAGGACGCCCACAGATTGACGACCATGGGCTTGCCGGAGCCAATTTCAGCAAGCGTGGTACCTGTGCCGTCGAGCGTTGCGAAGCGGGCGTCGGGGACTGCATTTGCCTGGGTTTCGATGAGGTTGATGGTCAGCAAGAGGGTTCCCCAGACGATCATTCCCGACGCCATGGCGAAACCAAGTGGGCGGCGGGAAACAGGGCTGCGCCACATCAGATAGGCCGTGCAGGCCAATGCCCCGGCCACACCGGCGATAACGCTGAAGCCACCGTCGCGGATATCGACGACGTCCCAGAGGTTGTCCCGGTAATGTTCGAAATACATCAGCACAAAACCGATGCGCGCACTGACGGCGGCCACGACAAGGATGTCGGAGAGCATGCCAGCGACCGGTGTCTTCTGTTTGCGACCAGACAGTCCCCCAACCACCAAGGCCACAATGAAGGCGAGCAGTAAAAGCAAATGGCCGGTTGGCAGACTCAGCGGACCCAGGTTGACCGTTAACATCGTTATTCCCTGACACCTTGCACTAAGAGGAATGAGCGGATTCCAGTCGATCGAGAAAGGCTTCCGCCGATATCTCGCCTACTGTCCGCTGCGCCCGGTACTCCTTGCCGTCGGGACCGAATAGCAGGATCGTCGGCGGGCCCACCACCTGGAGTTGACGCATGAGCGCCTGGTCGATGGCGTCGTTGCGGGTCACATCCGCCTGCAGCAACTGCATATCCGCCATCGCCCTTTGAACGGCAGGGTCGCCGAAAACTTCTTCCTCGATGACTTTGCACGAGACGCACCAGTCCGCGTAGAACTCGACCAGCGTCCACTGACCTTGGTTGCCGGCTTTGTCGAGTGCTTCATCGAGATCAGATTTTGATTTGAATACGGTGAATTCAGTTTCCGGTGCTGGCCGAGTCATCTCCGCCGCTTGCGGGGGCAGGCGAACGAACGGCTGCAGCGGACGTAGCCATTGATCACCACCGGCGGCCCCACCGATCACCATCAATCCACCCCACAGGCAGATCATCAGGCCGACACTGCCGACCAGCTGCTGCAATGCCTCGGACGAGGCCAGTGGTTTGCGCAGGCGCCAGAGCGTGAGTCCCAGGCCCAGCGCAAGAGCACCCCAGAGAAGGAGCTCGGCGGGGCCGGGAATAATGCGCTCGAGGAACCAGACGGCGGTGCCCAGTAGAATGAAGCCGAAGGCGGCCTTCACCGCCACCATCCAACGGCCGGGTTTGGGTAGCAGCCCCGAGCCCACGGTGGCCAGCAGGATGAGCGGCGCCCCCATGCCCAGACCGAGAGCCAGCAGAGCAAGGCCACCGAGTGTCGCGTCGCCCGTATCGGCAATATAGATCAGTGCGCCTGCAAGAGGAGCCGTCATGCACGGGCTGGCGAGGAGCGCAGAGAGGAAGCCCATGACGGCGGCGCCGGTGAGACTGCCCCCTTTTTGCCGCTGATTCACGCGGTCAAGGCGCTGCCGCAGGACGGCCGGGATGCGGAGCTCATAAATACCAAACATGGCCAGTGCCAATAGCACAAAAATGACGGCCAGGGGCACGATGAATACTGGTGCCTGTAGTGCTGCCTGGAGATTGGCGCCAGCCAGTGCGGCTGCGACACCGAGCAAGGCATAGGTGAATGCCATGGAGACGACGAAAACCGACGAAAGCCAGAGAGCCCGCGCTCGCCTTGCCTGGCTACCGACGATCACGGCGGAAAGGATCGGAATCATCGGCAGGACACAGGGCGTAAACACCAGCAGCAGACCGAGGCCGAAGAAAATGGCGAGATTCAGCAAGAGTCCGCTACCGGCGAGTTGTCGGGCGAGTGACTGGTCCGTCGCCTGGTTCTGCGCCGCCGGAGAGCCAGGCCCATCGGCGGCGGTGGCTTGCGCCTTGCCCGTCGCAGGACCGGCGCGATCCAACGTCACGGTGGTGTGCTGGGGGGGATAGCAAAGGCCCGCCTCGGCACAGCCCTGCCAGGTCAGTTTCAGCTTGCGGGCATCCTGCGGTTGAATCAGGATCTGCGCAGAATTGAAATAAACCTCGGAATCGCCGAAAAATTCATCGGTAATGATCTCTCCTTCCGGATAGTCGACGGACCTGATCGGCGAATCCACACCCTCGACGTTCATGCGTTTCCGGTAAAGGTAGTAGTCTGGCGCGATATCCCAGGACAGGGTGACGGAGCCGTCGGCATTGGTCGACAGCTGATAGTCGAACGCCTGCTCAGGGGAGAGATAATCGTCACTGGCCAGGCTCGGTTGCGCCCAAAAGACCCCGGGTGCAGCCAGCAGGAGCAGGTAACCGAGCAAAATTACTGGCAGGCGAGGGTGTACCACTCCGAACTCCTTGGTTTATGGCCGATCAGCGGAATAACCGGGCAGGGCATTGAACGTGCCGTCAGCCTGCTGGCGCGCGATTAAGGCAACATTAAAGGGAACTTTCCGGCGGCAAAGGAGACTCTCTGGTCTCGAACAGAACGCTTGGGGCTGAAACAGGACACACCATTGTCAGTGCCAAAATCACATCGAAAGTCATGGGCGGATGCATGCACGTATTGCTGGTAGAAGATGACGAACTGGTTGCGTCCGGTCTGATTGCGGGCCTTGAATTGCACGGGTTTGTGGTGGATTGGGTGAGCCGTGGTCGTCAGGCGGATCAGGCGCTGGGATTGTTTACTGCTGATGCGGTCATACTGGATCTGGGACTGCCGGACGTGGATGGGCTCTCCATGTTGCGTAAATGGCGCGGTGAGGGAAACGACGTCCCGATCCTGATACTGACCGCTCGGGATGCGCTGGATGAACGGATCGTCGGGCTTGAGGCCGGTGGGGACGATTACGTGCTCAAACCGTTCGAGTTGGACGAGCTGGCGGCCCGCCTCCATGCCTTGGTGCGCCGGGCAGCCGGACGTGCCGTTTCCGAAATCGTTCATGGTGACCTTGTCCTCCGGCCATCGAAGGGCGAAGTGCTGCTGGGCGACCATCCCGTCGCGCTGTCGCGCCGGGAACTGACGTTGCTGGAAAAATTCCTCAATGCCCGCGGCGCTGTACTGACCGAAGAACAGCTAAAAGATAGCCTCTATGGCATGGCCGCTGATGTCGAGAGCAATGCCTTGAACGTACATATCTATCACCTGCGCCGGAAGCTGGGGCGCGAACTCATCGAGACGGTGCGCGGCGTCGGATTCAGGCTGGGACCGCCGCTGGCCGCATCTGAAGATTCTGCGGTATGAGCCTGCAGCGCCGCCTGCTGCTGCTTCTGGGTGGCAGCTTCGTTGTCTTGTGGTTGACTGCCGCGGGGCTTCTCTATGTCTATCTTGACCGGCAGGTTTCAGAGACCCTGGACCAGCGGCTGGCCGCTTCGGCGACCATGGTGGCTGGACTCATTGCACGCCAGCCGGATCTGTTGACAGCGCCCAGTGAGAACCCGCTGCTGGTTGAACCCGAAACCGAAGGCGTCGCCTGTCAGGTGCGTTCCGCAGGCGGACAGGTGCTGCTGCAGACCAGTGGAGCCGACGCCCTGCTGTCGGATACCGCTGGGACCGGGTTCGCGACTCGCACTATCGGCGAAACCCAGTGGCGGCTCTTCACGCTCGACCACAAGGGGGTGCTGATTACCACGGCAGACCGCATGACCGAGCGGTCGAGACTGCAAAACGGCATCATCATCGTGATGGTCGTTCCCTTTGCGCTTGCGTTGGTTGGCAGTCTGCTCGCGCTCTGGTTGGGTGTGAAACGCGGTCTTCGTCCGCTACAGCGTTTATCCCTGGCGCTGGGCAGCCGCGAGCCCACCAACCTCGATCCGGTCGATATCGGTACGGCGCCAGCCGAACTTGAGCCGGTCGTCGAGACCCTCAACAACCTGTTCGTCCGGGTCGACCGTACGGTACGACGCGAGCAGCGCTTCGCCAGCAATGCTGCTCATGAATTCCGCACCCCCCTGACGGGGATCAAGACCCATCTTCAGGTGGCCCAAAAGACCTCGGGCGAGCAGCAGCAACAGGCACTGAGGAACGCGGAGCGGGGCGTCGGCCGGCTCCAGCGCGTCACGGAGCAGTTGCTGTTGCTGGCTCGGCTTGAGCAGGGCAGGGAATGGCCTGGCGATGCCGAGTCCCGTGTCGATCGGGTGGTCGCGGAAGCCACTGCCGATCTGCCCCATGGTGAAAGACTGCAGGTCGAGGCTCAGGCCGTCGGTAGCAGTCTGCAGGTGCCCCAGGTGCTGGCGGCGGTCGCCGTACGAAATCTTGTTGAAAATGCATTGAAATACTCTGGCGGTGACCGCCCGGTTGAACTGCAGGTACGCGAGGTCCTGGGGACGGTGACGTTCGTGGTGCGGGATTACGGCAGTATCGATGATGACGCCAGTAGCCAGGAAAGCGCGCGCTCAGAGGTGCGGGGACATGGCCTGGGATTGGCAATCGTCGAGACCATCGTCTCCCGGTTTGCAGGTAGTGTCCGTTCCGAACGCAACGCCTGGAATGGCCAGGATTGGATTCTGGAATTCGCCACCCGAAAATGATGCGACGTGCTCTCGTCCGAAACGGTCAGGCCCCCTTAATGTTCAGTTAATCACCATGGCGCATCGTCGTTGAACAGATCGGGCTCAGTGTCGCTCGATCGTATCAACATCCATCGTGTTCAGGAGGAGCCAATGGTGAGTACGCGTCCCGTTCGTCGAAAGAACAACGATATCTTGCTTGCCGTATTCACGGCGGCGTTTGTCTGGGCCTGTAGCGTCTGCATTACGGATTCGCCGGTCAAGTTCTATCCGGATGCGACCGGACCGTACGCCGGAACTGCGTCATCCACAGGCGTCGGTAGTTACTGAATCAACGTTCTAGCCCGGGCAGTCGTCGCATTTTGAAGGAGCGGGATGGATAAACGCTCATGAAGATGTATATCCGTATTAATGGTATGCCCGCCCGGGCTCCCGTACGCTGTCACAAGAGGGTTTCGACGATTCCGCACATCGCGGTGACACAGGGTCGCCGCGTGTTCAGGAAGGGGAGCCCGCCCCTGCATTTCCCACAATTTTTTTTCGAAACCCTCAGCTTCTGAAACGTTCGTCATTGCCGTTTGTCCCAGCGGGGTCTGGACTGCAGCGATGAGCGGCCCGAGCAACATTCGACGGAGAGAGGGATATTCATGTTTATTGAGAAGATAAAGTCAGAAGGACTCTCGCAACTCTCATATCTGATCGGGGGAGGCGGAAAAGCGGTCGTTATCGACCCCCGTCGCGACTGCGAGATCTACGTCGAGAAGGCAGCCCAACTCGGCTGCCGCATTACGCATATCTTTGAGACACATCGTAACGAAGATCTGGTTTCCGGCGCACCGATCCTCGCTGAGCTGACGGGTGCCACGGTCTATCACGGCCCTAACGCCGCTGGGGATGTGAAATATGCCAAAACGGCGGCTGAGGGAGAAAGCTTCAAGGCTGGCGAGGTGCGTATCGAGGTTCTGGAAACGCCGGGACACACCGATGACAGTGTGTCCTACGTGCTGTACGACCAGTCGTTTGGCGATGACGCCGTAGCCGTCTGCACCGGCGACGCACTCTTCGTCGGTGATGTCGGACGTACGGATTTTTATCCAGATCGCGCCAAGGAAGTTGCAGGACTTCTTTTTGACAGCCTGCAAAAGCTCCTGACCCTCGGCGATCATGTATACGTGCTACCGGCCCATGGTGCGGGTTCGGTCTGTGGGGACAACATGGCCAACCGCGATTTTTCATCGATCGGTTATGAGCGCGCCCACAACAAGATGCTCCAGATCACTGATCGAGACGAATTCATTGCCGCCAAACTCGACGAACATCACTACCAGCCGCCGTACTTCCGCTTGATGGAGCGACTCAATCTCGAAGGAGGCACGCCAGCGAGCCGTGTATTGGTTCCCGCCCCTCTGGACCTGAAGGAGCTACGGGAGCTGGCTAAGCATTCAGTGCTCGTTGATGTCAGGGATGTGACTGCCTACCTCGGGTCGCATGTGGCGGGGAGTCTTGCCTTGCCGGTCGGTATGTTGGCTTCTTTTGCCGGATGGCTCATCGAACCCGATAAACAAATCACGCTGATTGCCGAGAGTGATGCCCAGGCTGAAACAGCCGCCCGGCATCTCGCCCGTATCGGCTTCGATAACATTGCAGGGTACTTCGCTTTACCGATACCGGGCTGGGCGGCCAACGCTTTGTCATTCGACGCCGTTTCCGTGGTTGGCGTCGACGAGGTGGCGCGTCGGGTCGAGGAACGCCCATCCGGCTGGCAGCTGCTCGATGTGCGTAGCCAGTCCGAAGTGGAAAGCGGCGTTATCGAAGGCTCCAGGCACATCTATGTCGGTCATGTTCCGGTCGAACTCGAATCGCTTTCGCGCGATACGCATTACACCGTGATGTGTGCGAGTGGCGCCCGGGCAACCGTCGCCGCCTCTGTGCTGGTCAGTCAGGGCTTCAACAACGTCGACGTCTTCATGGGGTCGATGGGGGCATGGCAAAGTGAAGGTCACGCCGTGGCGGATAAACCGGCCTAGCAGAGACCGCCTGCCGCCCATTCCATCTGTACTGGTTACAGTTGGCGCCTGAAGCCGCACTGTATTGGTCACATTTCAGTCTACCTGTGCCTGCCCCGTTTGCGGTCATTTTGTGACCATAAGCAAACGGGGAGTGACCGCTGCAGATGTCCAAGGCGAGCGACTTATATACCCCGTCCTTTCCACCTTCAGACCAAAGCGGGGTAACGACCATGCAAGGCAGGATTCTCCAGACCCTCAGAGTCTGGCAACATCGAGCGACTTCCCGGAAATCACTGCGTCAGCACATGATGTGGAGCGACACGGCGGTGATCGAGCGGGATCTGGGTATGATTCCAGGCAGCCTGAAGCGCGAGGCGCACAAGTTTTTCTGGCAGGCCTAGAAGCACAAAAACACCGGCAACCCCGGTGTTTTTGTGTATGGAACAGGCGTTAGCCGCTAATACCCTTCACGATTAGCAAACTCCCCGAGACCAGCAACAGCACCCGGCAAATCCGGATAAACGTATCGCCGTCGAAGCGCTTCTGGATGGCATAACCAAGCTGGATGCCGACCCAGGCCGCCGGTAGTAAGAGCAGCGAGACGAACAGCAACCGCTCCTCCCAGAAGCCGTTGATCTGGTATGGGATTACCTTGGTCAGGTTCATCAGGCCGAACAGCACGGCGGCCGTGCCCAGCCACTTCAGCTTTTCCAATTGCTGGCCCAGGAAGTAGACGCTTAACGGTGGCCCGCCGGCGTGGATCAGCGTGCTGGTGACACCGGAAATTGCACCCCAGAACCAGCTGGCGCGCTGGAAACGGCTCAGCCAGCCGGAGAAGTTCTGCCAGCCGGCGAATAACACCGAGACGATACCGGTCACCAACTCCAGTGCACTTGTAGAGAGCGTGCCCAGCAGCGCCCCGCCGATAGCAATGCCGATCAGGACCGACGGTGCCAGGCGCTTGAGTTCGGTCCAGGACGCCTGCTTCCGGTACAAGTGAATCGCCCGCACGTCCATGAACAGCAACACTGGCAGCATGATCACCGTTGCCGTGGGGAGTGGGATGACCAGCGCCAGCAAGGGAACGGCCAGTACGCCTGCGCCACCGGCAAAGCCGGATTTGGAAATGCCGGTCAGGATCACGCCGACGACGGCAAGAATCCAGAACAGGAGGGTATCGAAAGGCGCGGCCATGCAGTCTCTCTTGGCGGGAAAGAGAGCCATGCTGGCGCAGTCGCTCCGGCTTGTCCATGACAGTCCATGACATAGCCGCCCCGGTGAGCAATGACCGCAAATGACAGGGGCCGGACTCGCCGGCCCCGGAAGAGAGGACTTGGGTTAGTGACCAGAGGCCGGGTCGGCCGCTTCGCTTGAGTGGAAGATGGCGGGCTGATGGTCGCCGCTGACATGAAGGAAGCCTGCCAGCCCTTTCTCCAGGCGGGACAGGGCATGGTCCACCAGGATGTATTTGCCCGGCACTTCTGTCCGGAATTCAACCATGGTCGCGCCGCCGGGCGGAACCGATACTGTTTGGACGTTGTGCTGCGGAGGCGAGGTCAGGTCTG
The window above is part of the Marinobacter nanhaiticus D15-8W genome. Proteins encoded here:
- the dsbG gene encoding thiol:disulfide interchange protein DsbG — protein: MKPFRLAVPAMALLALSLLAQPAWSESYPKAVQLLIDRGVEIAGSFEAPGGMIGYIADMQGQPVAFYLTPDGKHVVIGPMLTEDGKNLTDPKIQELVQGPKNKEAWKQVENSHWVRDGDKDAPVILYTFTDPNCPFCHRFRQAAAPWIEAGRVQLRHVLVGILKQDSLPKAATILGSDDPQEALHENQQRYNDGGITVDRQIVSAHHEQITENNRLMGELGLSATPSTFYRDNDGKIQMKQGLPRPQEMAEIMGSEKP
- a CDS encoding TlpA disulfide reductase family protein → MLTVNLGPLSLPTGHLLLLLAFIVALVVGGLSGRKQKTPVAGMLSDILVVAAVSARIGFVLMYFEHYRDNLWDVVDIRDGGFSVIAGVAGALACTAYLMWRSPVSRRPLGFAMASGMIVWGTLLLTINLIETQANAVPDARFATLDGTGTTLAEIGSGKPMVVNLWASWCPPCIREMPVLDAAQERLPNVSFVFVNQGEQPETIRRFLADQALELDHILTDPGGALGRITGSQALPTTLFFNAAGQQVDAHLGELSRATLARSLEQITDDESP
- the dsbD gene encoding protein-disulfide reductase DsbD — its product is MVHPRLPVILLGYLLLLAAPGVFWAQPSLASDDYLSPEQAFDYQLSTNADGSVTLSWDIAPDYYLYRKRMNVEGVDSPIRSVDYPEGEIITDEFFGDSEVYFNSAQILIQPQDARKLKLTWQGCAEAGLCYPPQHTTVTLDRAGPATGKAQATAADGPGSPAAQNQATDQSLARQLAGSGLLLNLAIFFGLGLLLVFTPCVLPMIPILSAVIVGSQARRARALWLSSVFVVSMAFTYALLGVAAALAGANLQAALQAPVFIVPLAVIFVLLALAMFGIYELRIPAVLRQRLDRVNQRQKGGSLTGAAVMGFLSALLASPCMTAPLAGALIYIADTGDATLGGLALLALGLGMGAPLILLATVGSGLLPKPGRWMVAVKAAFGFILLGTAVWFLERIIPGPAELLLWGALALGLGLTLWRLRKPLASSEALQQLVGSVGLMICLWGGLMVIGGAAGGDQWLRPLQPFVRLPPQAAEMTRPAPETEFTVFKSKSDLDEALDKAGNQGQWTLVEFYADWCVSCKVIEEEVFGDPAVQRAMADMQLLQADVTRNDAIDQALMRQLQVVGPPTILLFGPDGKEYRAQRTVGEISAEAFLDRLESAHSS
- a CDS encoding response regulator, which gives rise to MHVLLVEDDELVASGLIAGLELHGFVVDWVSRGRQADQALGLFTADAVILDLGLPDVDGLSMLRKWRGEGNDVPILILTARDALDERIVGLEAGGDDYVLKPFELDELAARLHALVRRAAGRAVSEIVHGDLVLRPSKGEVLLGDHPVALSRRELTLLEKFLNARGAVLTEEQLKDSLYGMAADVESNALNVHIYHLRRKLGRELIETVRGVGFRLGPPLAASEDSAV
- a CDS encoding sensor histidine kinase, encoding MSLQRRLLLLLGGSFVVLWLTAAGLLYVYLDRQVSETLDQRLAASATMVAGLIARQPDLLTAPSENPLLVEPETEGVACQVRSAGGQVLLQTSGADALLSDTAGTGFATRTIGETQWRLFTLDHKGVLITTADRMTERSRLQNGIIIVMVVPFALALVGSLLALWLGVKRGLRPLQRLSLALGSREPTNLDPVDIGTAPAELEPVVETLNNLFVRVDRTVRREQRFASNAAHEFRTPLTGIKTHLQVAQKTSGEQQQQALRNAERGVGRLQRVTEQLLLLARLEQGREWPGDAESRVDRVVAEATADLPHGERLQVEAQAVGSSLQVPQVLAAVAVRNLVENALKYSGGDRPVELQVREVLGTVTFVVRDYGSIDDDASSQESARSEVRGHGLGLAIVETIVSRFAGSVRSERNAWNGQDWILEFATRK
- a CDS encoding MBL fold metallo-hydrolase yields the protein MFIEKIKSEGLSQLSYLIGGGGKAVVIDPRRDCEIYVEKAAQLGCRITHIFETHRNEDLVSGAPILAELTGATVYHGPNAAGDVKYAKTAAEGESFKAGEVRIEVLETPGHTDDSVSYVLYDQSFGDDAVAVCTGDALFVGDVGRTDFYPDRAKEVAGLLFDSLQKLLTLGDHVYVLPAHGAGSVCGDNMANRDFSSIGYERAHNKMLQITDRDEFIAAKLDEHHYQPPYFRLMERLNLEGGTPASRVLVPAPLDLKELRELAKHSVLVDVRDVTAYLGSHVAGSLALPVGMLASFAGWLIEPDKQITLIAESDAQAETAARHLARIGFDNIAGYFALPIPGWAANALSFDAVSVVGVDEVARRVEERPSGWQLLDVRSQSEVESGVIEGSRHIYVGHVPVELESLSRDTHYTVMCASGARATVAASVLVSQGFNNVDVFMGSMGAWQSEGHAVADKPA
- a CDS encoding sulfite exporter TauE/SafE family protein, yielding MAAPFDTLLFWILAVVGVILTGISKSGFAGGAGVLAVPLLALVIPLPTATVIMLPVLLFMDVRAIHLYRKQASWTELKRLAPSVLIGIAIGGALLGTLSTSALELVTGIVSVLFAGWQNFSGWLSRFQRASWFWGAISGVTSTLIHAGGPPLSVYFLGQQLEKLKWLGTAAVLFGLMNLTKVIPYQINGFWEERLLFVSLLLLPAAWVGIQLGYAIQKRFDGDTFIRICRVLLLVSGSLLIVKGISG